A part of Pongo pygmaeus isolate AG05252 chromosome 14, NHGRI_mPonPyg2-v2.0_pri, whole genome shotgun sequence genomic DNA contains:
- the NAXD gene encoding ATP-dependent (S)-NAD(P)H-hydrate dehydratase isoform X4, with amino-acid sequence MLPDGPGSSLWGNPGLQASDSPSAVHEVEKWLPRLHALVVGPGLGRDDALLRNVQGILEASKARDIPVVIDADGLWLVAQQPALIQGYRKAVLTPNHMEFSRLYDAVLRGPMDSNDSHGSVLRLSQALGNVTVVQKGERDILSNGQQVLVCSQEGSSRRCGGQGDLLSGSLGVLVHWALLAGPEKTNGSSPLLVAAFGACSLTRQCNHQAFQKHGRSTTTSDMIAEVGAAFSKLFET; translated from the exons cGACAGCCCCAGTGCTGTTCATGAGGTGGAGAAGTGGCTCCCCCGGCTCCATGCTCTTGTCGTAGGACCTGGCTTGGGTAGAGATGATGCGCTTCTCAGAAATGTCCAG GGCATTTTGGAAGCGTCAAAGGCCAGGGACATCCCTGTTGTCATCGACGCG GATGGCCTATGGCTGGTCGCTCAGCAGCCGGCCCTCATCCAAGGCTACCGGAAGGCTGTGCTCACTCCCAACCACATGGAGTTCAGCAGACTGTATGACGCTGTG CTCAGAGGCCCTATGGACAGCAATGATAGCCATGGATCTGTGCTAAGACTCAGCCAAGCCTTGGGCAACGTGACAGTGGTCCAGAAAGGAGAGCGCGACATCCTCTCCAATGGCCAGCAGG TGCTTGTGTGCAGCCAGGAAGGCAGCAGCCGCAGGTGTGGAGGGCAAGGGGACCTCCTGTCGGGCTCCCTGGGCGTCCTAGTACATTGGGCGCTCCTTGCTGGACCGGAGAAAACAAATGG GTCCAGCCCTCTCCTGGTGGCTGCGTTTGGCGCCTGCTCTCTTACCAGGCAGTGCAACCACCAAGCCTTTCAGAAGCACGGTCGCTCCACCACCACCTCCGACATGATCGCCGAGGTGGGGGCCGCCTTCAGCAAGCTCTTCGAAACCTGA